The following are encoded together in the Vibrio splendidus genome:
- a CDS encoding DUF3466 family protein, whose translation MTCTKFKLTTVAALVLAATNANAALYKVVEVTPSITGASEIFGVAIQPATVSGTESCFTTGTVGGIACDSFKLAGETRDTLEAVSYREEVPFAMDAPFQYIQERDDFENYCKRELRYSTCESWAQNRWNDTWSKERNDLTYVNARAFVEGGETFESRNTVINSLDDDAKPVGVKSEGGIRNNALFTTTAAPTGTSETRAWKAITANSTVYNVGSVSVEQVPTDTSEPDKAFSSKAAIWDGTTTKEIDWVRGGNAQQGDYFAQGSMRSIAIDESNSIFYGVGYNTVDGNGDLQDMNASVFVSNSLDISGATWTTKVISGAEVKSGSSNDDAIYSNSVATDINDNLFAVGYSKRNGYVPESGSAGNKIFVVSDASASTPTATYLSGGIFFGGSSGEAKAVNNFNEFVGQIDAETTREVDGSERRHRGFIYPYQATGTDASRIALFESKAWWLDDLTNDGNASGENNKFRIIDASDINDAGVISATAIKCTVGGTTQAYDTTSHNSYCGGAASNAVEEVVAVKLIPIAGATKADIQTRSADTEKVDRQGGSLGWLGLTVLGLLGFRRKFK comes from the coding sequence ATGACTTGTACTAAATTTAAATTAACAACAGTTGCAGCCCTAGTTTTGGCTGCAACTAATGCCAACGCTGCGCTTTACAAGGTAGTTGAAGTAACGCCTTCTATTACTGGTGCATCTGAAATATTTGGTGTTGCGATTCAGCCAGCAACGGTTTCGGGAACTGAAAGTTGTTTTACGACCGGTACGGTTGGTGGAATTGCATGTGATAGCTTTAAATTGGCTGGTGAAACTCGCGATACTCTGGAAGCTGTAAGTTATCGTGAAGAAGTACCATTCGCAATGGATGCTCCATTTCAATACATCCAAGAGCGCGATGATTTCGAAAACTATTGTAAACGCGAGCTGCGATACTCTACGTGTGAAAGCTGGGCGCAAAATCGTTGGAACGATACATGGAGTAAGGAAAGGAATGACCTTACGTACGTCAATGCGAGAGCATTCGTTGAAGGAGGGGAGACATTTGAAAGCCGTAATACGGTAATCAATTCTCTAGATGACGATGCTAAACCTGTTGGCGTTAAATCTGAAGGTGGTATCCGTAATAATGCGTTGTTTACGACGACAGCTGCGCCTACTGGTACTTCAGAAACTCGAGCATGGAAAGCGATAACTGCAAACAGTACTGTTTATAATGTAGGTAGTGTATCTGTAGAGCAAGTTCCGACAGATACTTCTGAACCTGATAAGGCATTTAGTTCAAAAGCGGCTATCTGGGATGGTACTACAACAAAAGAAATTGACTGGGTCAGAGGTGGCAACGCCCAACAAGGTGATTATTTTGCTCAAGGTAGCATGCGATCAATTGCAATCGATGAGTCAAATTCAATTTTTTATGGCGTAGGCTATAATACTGTAGATGGTAATGGTGATTTACAAGACATGAATGCAAGTGTCTTTGTGAGTAATTCACTGGATATTTCTGGGGCGACTTGGACTACTAAAGTAATTAGTGGTGCAGAGGTTAAATCTGGGTCATCTAATGACGATGCGATTTACAGTAACTCTGTAGCGACCGATATTAACGATAACTTGTTCGCTGTCGGTTATTCTAAGCGTAACGGTTATGTGCCAGAAAGTGGTAGTGCAGGTAACAAGATTTTCGTTGTATCTGATGCATCTGCGTCAACTCCGACTGCGACATACTTGTCTGGTGGCATCTTCTTTGGTGGTTCGAGCGGCGAAGCTAAAGCCGTCAACAACTTCAATGAGTTTGTCGGCCAAATTGACGCTGAGACGACTCGTGAAGTAGATGGTAGTGAGCGTAGACACAGAGGTTTTATTTACCCGTATCAAGCGACCGGTACTGACGCATCAAGAATTGCGCTGTTTGAGAGCAAAGCTTGGTGGTTAGATGATCTAACAAATGATGGTAACGCTTCTGGAGAAAACAACAAGTTCCGAATTATTGATGCTTCAGATATCAATGATGCAGGTGTGATCTCAGCCACCGCTATCAAGTGTACCGTTGGTGGAACAACACAAGCATATGATACAACGTCACATAACTCGTATTGTGGCGGCGCTGCATCTAACGCGGTAGAAGAAGTAGTAGCTGTTAAGCTGATTCCAATTGCCGGAGCTACTAAAGCTGACATTCAAACTCGTAGCGCTGATACGGAGAAAGTTGATCGTCAAGGCGGTAGCCTAGGTTGGTTAGGTTTGACTGTACTTGGCCTGTTAGGGTTCCGTAGAAAATTTAAATAA
- a CDS encoding ABC transporter ATP-binding protein, whose product MALLTIHNGQLAFGDHPLLDGADFALQENERVCLVGRNGAGKSTLMKILSGNIIMDDGKMQITQDVVVSRLEQDPPRNEQGSVYEYVSGGLAEIGELLKEYHNLLDVIAEDPSEKNLNRLTRVQEKLDHANAWRFEDRVSNVLAALKLTANTKLTELSGGWQRKAALARALVCDPDVLLLDEPTNHLDVATIEWLEAFLKDFRGSIIFISHDRAFIKSMATRIVDLDRGKLSSFPGDYDNYLLEKEEALRVEEMQNAEFDKKLAQEEVWIRQGIKARRTRNEGRVRALKKLREERQDRREVQGKANIQIDTSARSGKIVFEAENLNFAFEGKEIVTDFSFNIMRGDRIALIGPNGCGKSTVLKLLLDQLKPDSGRLHCGTKLEVAYFDQYREILDPEKSVIDNLADGKQEVTVGGRERHALSYLQDFLFSPKRARTPVKALSGGEKNRLLLARIFLKSNNLLILDEPTNDLDIETLELLEDLLANYEGTLLLVSHDRQFVDNTVMTSWIFEGDGVVEEFVGGYHDAQKQRAQALEYRQVEKPAKTDKVVEETPKTAPVKAKPKKLSYKLQRELEALPMRLEELETQIETLQEEVNDPSFFSKPVEQTQPVLDKLSAAEQELEVAFERWEELEALQQES is encoded by the coding sequence ATGGCATTACTTACAATTCATAATGGGCAATTGGCGTTTGGCGATCACCCATTATTAGATGGTGCGGATTTCGCACTGCAAGAAAACGAACGTGTGTGTTTGGTTGGCCGTAATGGTGCAGGTAAATCAACGTTGATGAAGATCTTGTCTGGTAACATCATCATGGACGACGGCAAGATGCAGATCACACAAGATGTGGTTGTATCTCGTCTAGAGCAAGATCCACCGCGTAATGAGCAAGGTTCTGTTTACGAATACGTATCTGGTGGTTTAGCTGAGATAGGTGAGTTGCTTAAGGAATACCACAACTTACTTGATGTGATTGCAGAAGATCCTAGCGAAAAGAATTTGAACCGTCTTACTCGCGTTCAAGAAAAATTAGATCATGCGAATGCTTGGCGTTTTGAAGATCGTGTAAGTAATGTTCTTGCTGCTCTTAAACTAACAGCAAATACCAAACTGACGGAACTGTCTGGTGGTTGGCAACGTAAAGCTGCACTTGCACGTGCGCTTGTATGTGACCCTGACGTATTACTGCTTGATGAGCCTACCAACCACTTAGACGTAGCAACGATCGAATGGTTAGAAGCTTTCCTAAAAGACTTCCGTGGTTCAATCATCTTTATCTCGCATGACCGTGCTTTCATCAAATCAATGGCAACACGCATTGTTGATCTTGACCGTGGCAAGCTAAGTTCTTTCCCTGGTGATTACGACAACTACTTGCTAGAGAAAGAAGAAGCACTACGTGTTGAAGAGATGCAAAACGCAGAATTTGACAAAAAGCTAGCGCAAGAAGAAGTTTGGATTCGTCAAGGCATCAAAGCGCGTCGTACGCGTAATGAAGGCCGTGTTCGTGCTCTTAAAAAGCTTCGTGAAGAGCGCCAAGATCGTCGTGAAGTACAGGGTAAAGCGAACATCCAAATCGATACGTCTGCACGTTCAGGTAAAATCGTATTTGAAGCTGAGAACCTTAACTTTGCATTTGAAGGCAAAGAGATCGTTACAGACTTTAGCTTCAACATCATGCGTGGCGACCGTATCGCACTTATCGGGCCAAATGGTTGTGGTAAGAGTACAGTTCTTAAACTGCTTCTTGATCAACTTAAACCTGATTCAGGTCGTTTGCATTGTGGTACTAAGCTGGAAGTGGCTTACTTCGACCAATACCGTGAAATTCTAGACCCTGAGAAGTCGGTGATTGATAACCTGGCTGATGGTAAGCAAGAAGTAACAGTAGGCGGACGTGAGCGTCATGCACTGAGCTACTTACAAGATTTCTTGTTCTCTCCTAAACGTGCACGTACCCCTGTTAAAGCACTATCTGGTGGCGAGAAAAACCGATTGTTATTGGCTCGTATTTTCCTTAAATCGAATAACTTGTTGATTCTCGATGAGCCAACCAATGATTTAGATATCGAAACATTGGAACTTTTAGAAGATTTGCTTGCCAACTATGAGGGTACGTTGCTTCTCGTGAGCCACGATCGTCAGTTCGTTGATAATACGGTAATGACGAGTTGGATATTTGAAGGTGACGGTGTAGTTGAAGAGTTTGTTGGTGGTTACCACGATGCTCAGAAACAAAGAGCACAAGCACTTGAGTATCGTCAGGTTGAAAAGCCAGCAAAGACTGACAAAGTTGTTGAGGAAACTCCCAAAACTGCGCCAGTTAAAGCTAAACCTAAGAAGTTATCGTATAAGCTACAACGAGAACTTGAAGCGCTACCAATGCGTTTAGAAGAATTGGAAACTCAAATTGAAACTCTTCAGGAAGAAGTCAACGATCCAAGCTTCTTTTCAAAACCTGTAGAGCAGACACAACCAGTATTAGATAAGCTATCTGCAGCAGAGCAGGAGCTTGAAGTTGCTTTTGAGCGCTGGGAAGAGCTCGAGGCACTACAACAGGAAAGTTAA
- a CDS encoding glutaredoxin family protein: MAFKLTEQLNISHQINVVDIALDDELFSRYGVTIPVLKFESSDLSKHSELNWPFGLLELNDWLKKNGITYNS; this comes from the coding sequence ATGGCATTCAAACTCACGGAACAGCTGAATATAAGTCATCAGATTAATGTGGTGGATATCGCATTGGATGATGAGCTCTTCTCCCGTTACGGGGTCACTATTCCGGTACTCAAATTTGAAAGCTCTGATTTGTCTAAACACTCAGAGCTTAACTGGCCTTTTGGCTTGTTAGAACTTAACGATTGGTTAAAGAAGAATGGCATTACTTACAATTCATAA